A segment of the Candidatus Synechococcus calcipolaris G9 genome:
CAATAGGCTGGCTCACCGAAGCCATAAACACCGGATAGGGATTATCCTGGGGGCCGCTGGGGCCAATCATCACCCGGCATCCCCGCTCTTCCAGGTGCTGTGCCGCCTTTTCTGCCCACGACCTACTGAGTTTATCCCCTGCCTTATAGACAACAATGGCTTGTTTGAGTTGCACCCAAGTTATCCCCCCTCCAAGCCTTTAACATCTTTAACAATCCGCGAGAGTTCTGTTTTTTCGTCTACGGCAATGCGGGTGGGTGTTCCACTGATAATGCCTTCAAAATTACGGAAGGAGTCTTTGATGTCTGCCCCCTGATCCGTAATCACGTACTCACGAATGCCCTTATCATGCCAAGAGCCACGCATCTTAAAGACATTGATGGCCCGAGACATTTCACCGCGAATTTCCACGTATTGTAACAGGAGAATCGTATCAGTAATGGTGGAAATATGGGACTCCGTGATTGAGTTGGAACCCATAAATTGATCCGTGGTATTGGTGAAAAAGCCAGTAATTTCTTCCTGCTTGGCAAACCCCGTCACCCCAATCACAAACTGGCGGAAGGCATTATTACTCACCCCCCGATCCAAGGCGGATAGAGAATCGATCGCCACCCGTGAGGGCTTAAACGTGGCAATTTCCGACTTAATAATTTGCAGGTGATCTTCAAGTCCGGCAGATTCGGGATAGGCACAGACAATCCGCAATAGCCCCTGCTGCTCCAGTTCTTCAAAGTCAATACCCCAGGAGGAGGCATTTCGGGACAGTTGGGCCCGGGATTCTTCATAGGCCAGTAGTAAGGCTCGTTCACCATTCTGACAGGCGGTTTGCAGAAATTTACTTACCAGCAGGGTTTTACCCGTCCCCGTGGCTCCGGTTGCCAAAATAATGGAATCCTTGAAGAAGCCGCCCCCACACATGGTATCTAAGGTTTTCACCCCGGAAGAAACCCGCACATTTGAGGATCGCTGGGTCAGGCGCATGGCACCCAAGGGGAAGATATTAATCCCGTCATTGATGGTAAAGGGATACTCCCCTTTCATATGATTGGTTCCCCGCAGTTTAAGGATTTCTGCGGTGCGTCGTCGCCGCTCTCCTTCCAAGACATTGCGGAGAATCACCACGTTATCAGAGACAAATTCTTCCACCCCAAATCGGGCAACGGGGCCATACTCATGGATGCGCTCCGTGGTCATAATCGTCGTTACACCCAATTGCTTGAGGCGGGCCGCTAAACGAAAAATTTCCCGGCGCACCACGGAGGCAGCGTCGTACTGTTGAAATACCGCTGTCACGGAATCAATGGAGACGCGGGTGGCCTTGTATTTGCGAATGGCATACTGAATCCGTTCAATTAAAGCCGATAGATCAAAATCCCCGGCTACTTCTTGGCCCTCTGGATCTGGAGAGGCATCCAGGATAAAGAGTTTGCCCTGATCAATAAGAATTTGCAGATCCCAGCCAAAGCTAAGGGCGTTTTTAATAATGTCCCGGGGGGCTTCTTCAAAGGTAACGAAAATACCCGGCTCATTAAAAATGGTAATGCCATTATAAATAAACTGCATTGCCAGAAGGGTTTTACCGGTTCCTGATGTCCCACTCACTAAGGTGGTGCGGCCCTGGGGCAATCCTCCCCGGCTAATATCATCAAAGCCCTCAACCATGGTGCGAATTTTCTGCACTTCGGCCCGTTGCAAGTTGGAGCCTCCCTGGCTGTTCTCAATACCAATTGGTGTCATAGCAAGTATTATCCATCTTCTTAGGGAAAATTACGAGGGATGAGTATCTTCGTATTCAGAAATTTCTTCAAACAGTAAATCCAGGCCAATCAGCACTTTTTCGCGATCGGAGAGATCACCAATGATGCGCCGCACGGGTGGGGGCAAAATCTTGGAGAGGGTGGGGGTTGCCAAAATTTTATCTTCCTCGGCAAGTTGGGGATTTTTGAGGACATCAATGACTTTTAGGGCATAGACACCTTTGAATTCTTTCTCCAGGATATTATTTAGGGTTTTCAGGGCACGCACTGAGTTAGGCGTGTTCCCCGCCACATAGAGTTTGAGAACGTAGGTTTTGCGTAACGGGGGCATAGGGTCAGGCCTCGCGGGGAATCGAACGACGATACATTTCGCAGAGGTGGGCAATAATATCGATCAAGGTCAAGCGGTAGTCTAGCAGAATATCTTCATTTCGGCCTTCTAATTTGAGTTGTTTGGCAAAATTATCCATCAGTTCAACGTGGAGTTCGAGAACCTGGGAGACGGAAATATCTGCAAAAAAAGCTTTGCCGACAAATTCATCAATGCGTTGGTTGACATCTGTCTCCGCACTGAAATACTCGAGGATGATGGCGCGGTACATGGATTTTAATTCATCCAAGAGGGTTTGTTTATCCCCCGTAGACATTCGGCGAAAAAAGAAGTCCGTATCCCGTTTGTAGTAAACCCCAAGGTAGCCCAGTCGCTCCTTTAATTTTTCGGAGAGGCGATGTTGATGATCGGCAGTGTGGGTTTCTGCGGGAATGAGGGGTTTAATTCGGGGGGGCAGGGGGCAGGAGCGGCAGAGTTTAATAAAGGCAACGATCGCCGCCTCTAGGTGGGGCATGAGGGGCTGGATCTGGTTAACCTTCAGAACAGTCTCTGCGACGTGGTAGAAGGGGCCATGGGGTAGGGGATCGCCGTTGTCGGGGAAAAGAACGAGGGCTGGGATCAGGGTGGCACTGTAATGGAGATCCCTAATGACCTGCTCTGTGGTGGGGGTCCATTCCAGAATCAGGCAATCAATGGTATGACGTTTTTCCAGCAGATATGTGGTAAAATCCTGGCGATCGCTAAAACAAAGAAACTGATCCGTATCGGTGGGTTTCCCTTGTTTTAGTTCATTTTCAAGATTTTCAGAATAGATTAACCCACAAATAGACAAGGCCGTTAAATTCACTGGATACGGCTCACAGCATAAAAATTCTTATAAGAGATCCTATCATCTTTCGTGAAAGTTCAGGACGATAGCCTGATTCCTAACCTACACTAATGGTAGTGGAGAATTGATAGAGAAATGATAGCTGAGATCATTGGGGAATTGTTAGCTTGACTATGGATGGGATCCGATTGGGAGCCTTTTTGAGAGTGGCCCCCACCTGTACAGGGAGTACATCTCTACAATCTCTCCTATCTGCTTGGCAATTGACCGCTGCAACAGATGTGGTTGTGGTGATTGTAAATGGCGATCGCCACCCGGTGGGAGTGGTACAGGGGTGGCATT
Coding sequences within it:
- the kaiC gene encoding circadian clock protein KaiC, translated to MTPIGIENSQGGSNLQRAEVQKIRTMVEGFDDISRGGLPQGRTTLVSGTSGTGKTLLAMQFIYNGITIFNEPGIFVTFEEAPRDIIKNALSFGWDLQILIDQGKLFILDASPDPEGQEVAGDFDLSALIERIQYAIRKYKATRVSIDSVTAVFQQYDAASVVRREIFRLAARLKQLGVTTIMTTERIHEYGPVARFGVEEFVSDNVVILRNVLEGERRRRTAEILKLRGTNHMKGEYPFTINDGINIFPLGAMRLTQRSSNVRVSSGVKTLDTMCGGGFFKDSIILATGATGTGKTLLVSKFLQTACQNGERALLLAYEESRAQLSRNASSWGIDFEELEQQGLLRIVCAYPESAGLEDHLQIIKSEIATFKPSRVAIDSLSALDRGVSNNAFRQFVIGVTGFAKQEEITGFFTNTTDQFMGSNSITESHISTITDTILLLQYVEIRGEMSRAINVFKMRGSWHDKGIREYVITDQGADIKDSFRNFEGIISGTPTRIAVDEKTELSRIVKDVKGLEGG
- the kaiB gene encoding circadian clock protein KaiB, whose translation is MPPLRKTYVLKLYVAGNTPNSVRALKTLNNILEKEFKGVYALKVIDVLKNPQLAEEDKILATPTLSKILPPPVRRIIGDLSDREKVLIGLDLLFEEISEYEDTHPS
- a CDS encoding circadian clock protein KaiA, translated to MNLTALSICGLIYSENLENELKQGKPTDTDQFLCFSDRQDFTTYLLEKRHTIDCLILEWTPTTEQVIRDLHYSATLIPALVLFPDNGDPLPHGPFYHVAETVLKVNQIQPLMPHLEAAIVAFIKLCRSCPLPPRIKPLIPAETHTADHQHRLSEKLKERLGYLGVYYKRDTDFFFRRMSTGDKQTLLDELKSMYRAIILEYFSAETDVNQRIDEFVGKAFFADISVSQVLELHVELMDNFAKQLKLEGRNEDILLDYRLTLIDIIAHLCEMYRRSIPREA